TTTCATCATGAGTGATCGCGAGAAACCCAGTAGCTCTGAGTCACAAGAtgacaaagaaaagaaaattatcaGAGTTCCTTCGCTACCAATCTCAACTGGATCAAGGTTATTTGGCTTCTtgtgttataatatttcatttctaaGCGAACAAATCagctatttcttattaaaaataaataaaatactcctAATGGCattatatgaaacatttttagcaataaaaaatattttttactaatacaaatattatgtccCATAACAGTAGTAGCCGCAGCTACTTTACAAACGAGCCACTTCAGTTCAGAGTAAAAGGCTCAACAATCACAGGTGCCTCGCCCCCCAATTTCGTCACTCTGGAAGATATTATGAAAGCAGCTCATGGGATGCAGAACATGGCTTTAGCTCATGAAATTGCTGTTGATCAGGACTTCATGTTAGAGCCGTTTGAACCTCCAGATAATAggtataaaacataaacatatgaGTCAAaagattgaatatttatttattattattatatttaattcaataaaatgataTGTAAACTACTCATACAATCTTATCTAAACAGATATAAACTCTCTTTCAGTTATCAAAAGTTGGTTAAAGAAACTATGCACAAAGCATACTTTGATATTTTGCGTGAACAATTAAACTCCGATCCACCTGAACATAAACAGGCCCTTGTGTTGCTTGAAGATGTGAAgcaggtaaattaaaaaactatgttaataaaaatttccCTTCCTTAAGCATATACCTCCAGTTTTGGAAAAGCTAATGAAAGGTTAAGTTAATTCAAACTTTGTAATCTCTGCTGTAGTTATGTCCTTGTGTTTGGCAAccctttgttttattattgattaaatttagcGTGATTTAATATGCAGGCAATATTACAATTGATATTTTGTAATTCAATTTTAGACATCACTGTAATATATTTGGCATCCACTACATACACTGTTATACaattcaaagaaatattaactaggTTCAATTGAATCTGACTGTTTATTGGTCACTGACAAGTGGCACAACAGGCAACCAATGAGAATTCAGCATCTAGTTAAACTAGTAAATCTAACTTGGATAAGCATTCCAGAAACTGAATGTTAATACGACATACTATACaattactactactaataaCATCAGCTCTCTTTGtagattgaattttttttttttcaatgttattatCTCCTACAAAACTGtctttggtctagtggctagatataaggttGCATATCCTGAGGCCCTGGTTTCAAAGTTATAAGACTGTTAAAAAGTATGGGTTTTtctttcgtaaaaagtaaaccTGTTGATCCTTTGCCAGTACTCTTTCCTGTTGTGTTGTTATTGCGGTCCCATCGGGTTATAAGAGAGCATTTATATTTGCTAACACATTTGTGCACTGTATGCCCTGTGTAATTGGCTGGATGGTCGAAATCAGTCAGGAAGAcatcacatttatatattaatattttttcatttatgtagATATAATTTGAGTCACTTCTTTTAGGCATCATCATTTACTTGTCCTTATTCCATTTATAATAGTGTTAGTATGATAAGTTTCTAGCATTGCTTATCCCAATATCAAGATTTATCCCAATATAAGTGTATGTAAACATccgatatatctatatttatactagGTTTTAAAACTTTGATGAACAGTAAGTTTGCTAGACACAATGATAGTAATTGTTATGATTTGTATAGACATGTGCTGACTTTGAAAatgtttagtaatataatattatatatttatgtttaccaAAAGGACATAAAATAGAATGTTCATTACATAGACAGATTTTTGTATAACTGTGCCAACTatacacataatttaatatcaaatgaaaattgaacatttctttgtttatatttcaatgtcgtttcaataataataattaaattaccaatataaacatttaaagatTAACATAAAGAGGAAACagtatctaattaatttatattatatttcagggTCTCTTCTCCATTTTACTTCCTCGTCACACTCGTATAAAGGAAATGATTGAAGAAGTATTAGATACGGAGTTTATTAAACAACAAGCTGATAACAACAGCCTTGACTTTCAAAAGTATGCTACCTTTGTGATAGACTTGATGGCCAAGCTTGCCGCTCCAGCCCGAGATGAAATGATCCAAAATATAACTACATTGACTAACACAGtgagtgtattttatatatcattgttTAATGTATACTCATTTGCCacctaaacataaaaaaaatctatttatacatAGGCAAAGAGAAAACagtttattacttattactcccctgtttgataatttaattacaattgaattttagCAACTGTGCgaacattcatataaataaatttaaaagtcaataatgttagaaatatatcaattagtaGAAATTAGTTAAATTGACAGTCTAAATCTCATTATGTTTGATTATTAACTCTCTCAATGTTTTTGATTAGATACTAACTTAGTAGCAAAACAAATGACTGGTATTTTTACTtgcattacaattattttaactttgcaATAAACCCAAGCATCTGGCACTTCGTATATAGGTATAAGGTTAACAACTATAATTCTACGCGCTATCGTGATGTACAATAATTAGGGTTGTCGCATCCTCGGGATGCCTTTGCTTTgttgttcatttaaattattatttttattattcattaaatgtaataaccaataaaacaaagtattttaataaaattaaacatatgtacattatacaTAGTTAAAAGTAAAGCTTGATATAATAGTttcttaaactttaaaatattcgtcatttcattgaaatcataAGCGACAACCCTTCCGTATTCCAAGCAGGTTGTTTAACAAACAATATACGCTAATGCGTAGTATGAAAGCGCAATTTAGATGTACAAAATGGCGGGTTTCTTGAATACCAAAGAAGTGCTACTTTTGTACTtcataatctatatattaatacaatgtaTTGAGGAGTAAAAAAGTTGGAACAGTTAAGAGTTTATAAGGGGAAGGAATGCAGCAagctataaaacaaaaaaaaataattaataaataaataagtgcacaagttgtaatatatacatattccatataaaatattcatagtttaCGACTTTACTACTTTCCAACAAACGTCAAACTTAAAAATCAATGACGCATTTTTCAGTCAGTGATACAGGCATATAGGAcatacatcttagttcttaagatTTTTGGCTAATTTgcaatgtaagggatggttaatatgttttacaatgcAAATTTCTATggttggtggtgaccacttaccatcaggtagcatCCAAAAACAAGTTGATagtaattttttctaaatttttaatgattacattCACAATCGGaaattcgcttttgattttatattccgCGCGCTCCGTCTGGaccactattattatttactagctgtGCCAGCGACTTtatgcgcgtttgaatttaataaaaagcgtggctttattattattttacttataattctaaaataaaaaaataaaaaagtaaaataaaaaagtagcctaagttactccttattacatcagctgtctgtcagtgaaagtcccgtcaaaatcggtccagccgttccagagattagccggaacaaacagacagacaaaaattgtagaaaatattagacactccaattttattaaatgtatagattATGTTTAGTTATTGCATGctcaattgaatttatttgaacCATATAATAGTTAGtcatctaaatttatttttaccattgaactatttttgttgttgtttgttcatactttaatttattaactgtaGTAATAAGGTCTTCCACCTTTGTGATTGTTCTAATACTTAACAATACAGATTATTAAACCACCCACATCCgaacatatttaaaaagcaaatacCGAATACACAAAATTCTgactcataaaataattattcctcAGTAAGGTGCGTGGGTTACCTTTatgcatttttattgttacaaagtTTATTGACCTAtaagcttttaaatttataatgaataattataagtcATAATTATGGCAATGTCGTAAAGATCTAAGGTTCCACCACTGCGTAAAACTCTCcacatgttattatttttatttttttacctgttTATAACATAAAAGGACTTGGTAACTCTAATAAAACACATATATCTGACATATATGTCTAATATTATCTGTGTTGTATGAATATGACTCATCtctgctaatattataattgtgaaagtaactctgtctgttgtttACGTTTAAACcgctaaaccgatttagatgaaatttggtatatagATAGATTGAGTTCCGGATAAGGACAtagacttttttaattcatacctCAAGAGGATGAATGGGGATTTGTGTGcggttagttttataaattttgcgtaGGTAGGCTCAGCTAATATGGCAAATATGTATAAAGTGAATACTTTTAAACATATCTGACTTTGCTAGTTGATCGAATAACTTAGTTGTGTTATAGAGAACTGATGGATAAGAATAACTAATTTTCGTTTCAGTTGCccttattttactaaaacagtTTTACTCAGAGACGTCAAGAGTCCGAATGAGACtgcaatttattcaaaaaacgtGTTGTAAAAATGGTTAATTGGCATTCAAATTAATTGGCATCTCCGAGAATagctgatatattattttaagtttaatatgatactatattattaaatcttcattttttatttcaaacaaaagtaaataacagtttaattaatgtatttaaaaacttagatatagagatatgtatattaataagtgttatcataaaataatttcaggtGGACATATTCCGAGCAATTCTTGAAACATTGGAAGTGCTAAAGCTAGACCTTGCGAACACTCTAATAGCAATGATACGACCACACGTGCAGCAGGAGAGCGTACAGTACGAGAGGGCGAAATTCGATGAAATGTTAAAACTGGCAGAaggtaatcaataaattatacctTGATATTAAAGATaccagaaattattattaaccctAGATATTTCTGAATTCCGGGATTCGAATTCCAGGTCGGGTCGATTGAATTTTATATGGTCATTTTATCTGTCAAGGAATTGTCAGCAGCAGCTGAGAGATGAGAATTTACTATTGTTACAATTCCGTGCCTCCGGAATGTATAACGGGCTCGGGCcgcgcgcacgcgcacgcactCACACGCACTCACACGCACACACAACAAAATTGTAAACGACAATATCTCCTAGTTGGCTAGTAGTTAAGATTGAACAGTTGCCGAATTTAGTTTAGAATTTTTGTATCACCAGCCTATTGGCCGTCTTGTATTCAAGACAAATTCCAgcaaaaattattgaaattaaagtgattttaatataaaatcttttccgtcctgtactttatttttttttatttcagatggCTTGCAATATACGAAAGAATGGCTGCTGCGGCACACCGACAAGTCTGGTCTGAGTTTGCCAGTCACTGACCCCAATATTATAAGAAACGTCACAGCACAAACATTAGCAAAAGCTTATCTAGAACTCCTGGAATGGGACGAATCTCAAAACTATCCCGAGGTATGTGTAGTTTTTcaagaaaattttaaacttacgaaagtacatatatgtatatatatatatatatttttttttttaaacgcgtTTTACGCTTGGTTTCGCGCAGGTGATGATATTATCTTTTTCATCCACTGGTAGTGTTTAGAAGATtggaattttaaacaaattgaatCTAATCACACTaatttggtggtaggcctttgtgcaattACGTCTGAGGGCAAAGTTAGCTCgtcgtaactacaggcacgagggacttaacatcttagttcacaggGTCGTTGGTGCGTTGACGATGGTTAGTATTACGGCACCAATATCTATttgcgatggtgaccacttaccactagGTGTTATTTGCTCGATCACCTAcctaattaatatgatatatatccatgtatatattatattaaataccattAACTGCCAACAACCCTTACATGCCCCTCGCATGCAGCGATGTCAGAAGGGCAGAAATTAGTGCCCTATAAACGTAAAACTATATTACATGAACCGTAAGCAGTTGTTTCAGAAGGcgttataaacttaataaaacactttagataattttaaaggaaaattatacaatttagagttattattgaatttgttttaattatcttttgtaatatttatattataccatCGTTCACCCTTTACTGTTGTGTTGGGATGTCGTTTCCctaagaaacaaaaattaaaagataaaattgtcTTTTCAGACGGTGACGCTCGACAAGCCTCGATTCACAGAACTCGGTACCCAAGTGTACCGACTCATTTGTGTCGCGTCCTTATTGCTGGTGAGCCCCTCGTGTGGTGGGGACTCCCAAGAGCAACACAAACAAAGCCTTAAGGAAAAGCTCTTCATCATTCTAGACACGACCAGCAATGACAtgtaagggttttttttttattcaacagtATTCTGTTATCTCGATCGCACTGATCAATCTGCTACGTcccatttgtaaaattaaaaacaattataagattaatcatattattatttaataaatcctgGTGTTAGATATCAgtcaaaaaattgttttgttattattttgaaacggTCGTATCGGAACTCTGTTTCAAGCCATGGTGCTTGAAACAGTTACTTTGTATCTTGTAATCTTCTTTCCGAACCTGGTGCCAGCTTTGCATTTAATTCTAAACTGTAAtgtgattcaaaagtgatttatgagcctacttgttgataaagaatatattttaattgtttatgtttCTACGAAATATTCCTTGCCcttttattttacagattaCTACAAAACgctttacttatttatgtagatttttttttaagtaattgaatCTATGTGTTGGTATAACTATGGTAACGATAATAAACTACTTATTTACAGTGAACTGAAAGCCGTGCTTCCATCAATTGCCGAAGAAGTAATTCTGGTAACCGAACAACTCCTTGAAAATCTCGGCCAGGATCCGTTAACGAGTGATATGAAAGAACTTATCAGGACTCAGATTCTATCGCTCAGAGATCCCGAACACCGAGTGAGACAGATTGTTCGTGAGtacttaacttttataatactCATATTTATGGGCAATCAGCAAAAAGTCAACATCGTTAGGACCGTCAGGACCAGACTTTGGGGAGGGCAACCGGGGTCGCCCCCACAGCTGAGATTCGGACgtgttaacaattttaatgtaatttttgtttctctagatataatcaaattataataatatacctaattactattttaaaagttaccgtTACAAAGAGTAAACATGTTTTAGACAAACCTGACTGACAGAgatgaaaatgttaaaattaattagtaatataaataattagaggCCATTCATTGTAGCACCATGGCCTTCGGGACTTTAAATCCGACTTTGATTACCATGCAATACACAcgaacttaatatttttatcaatggtATGATACTAATGGTTTTATGAAGTCCAGTCAGCGTGATTGACTGGAATGCGACAGTACTTTTTCGTTGAGATTTAAAAGGATTGCATTTGCATtcatagagccgagatgacccagtggttagaacgcgtgcatcttaacttaAATTGCGGATTCAAAGCCATTCAaacagcactgaattttcatgtgcttaatttttgtttgaaattcatctcgtgctcgacgatgaaggaaaacttcgtgaggaaacctgcatgtgtctaatttcaaagaaattctgccacatgtgaatccaccaatccgcattggagcagcgtggtgtaataccCAGCTAAGCCCAGccgtgagaaatttacaggccgttattGCATAtgcattcatatttttttgcatagaatttactatatttgttatattttatttttaaagtttaagtcCATACATTTTGTTGAATATTGTTTTCACTGATTCAGCTGATTGTTAATACTACGATGCTAGAGCAATGCTGCTGTTTACTTGTAGAATGACTAATCAGTAGTTGGTACTTAAATTGACTTGTACAAAGCTCTACAACAATGTACACAGGACGATGAGTATTATGACGGGGCAgcttattacaaacaaacatgtaaatattatcCACAGATCAAAGAGTCATGGAATTCTTGAAGGTGATACTGGTATGCGCGGGTGGCTCTCGCCAGATACCCGTGGGCCTGTCCGCCTTCACCAAGGAGCTGACTTCAGTCTCCGGTACTCTGCTTCGTTGCGTGATGCACAATAAAGCTGTCTTCACACAACATTACCTCGAGATTATTGAGGAGGAGTTAAGTAAGACTTaggatttttaatctgtttctaAATGTCACTGTCAACGTCGagttgacaaatattttaatgaagaaaataatcgattacaatttttaatatttattttatttccactCTCTAAGGTCGTAGTACTAATTAgttattactaatattgtattgtGTGGTCAGTTAACACACCCAATAACTATTTCaatctacttaaaaaaaaaaaaaatgtggccGTCACGCGACGACCGGTAAACGTGAAATATCGAAATTGATGTCTATTTACagaatttataatgaaagaAAAGAGATtcgatactaaaaaaaatatatttttcttattattaaaataaaaaattatagtaacGAGGTATATTGTGTACGCACACAAGGGAGTAGGGGGTAGGTAGTGGGCGGAGAGGGCATGATGGGTCATGCTGTTTTCATACGAGTCGCTCCTACTCCCAAGTAGCGCTGTAACAAGTtccctataaaaaaaaaatcttattaaaaattgaaagcttttagtgtaaaaatattgttgtcaCAAAAACTCGCTTTCAAAGTAAGCAAAGTTGTATTATCCTATAGTACAGTAGGGTGATTTTAGGTAAGATCGAACCGATTGAAATTTCATTCCGCAGGCATTGCTAGCTAATGAAACTGCTTCAATTGACtggaaaataacatatatatatatatatatagtaagtgATCAAATCGGCCCGAAATTTTGTCTCGCCGTCATGGTCGATCTTGCCCCAACTCACCCCAATAAAATcacataaatgatattaaaattacagaCTAACTCTaacttttaaaagatatattgtaaACAGTATGTTTTATCAAAGCGAAACTCAATCCGATATGAACTCCTTTGCAAAAAGAACGGgcacttttaatttattcaagtaattttagtattaacaGTTGCAAAAGGGATTATAtgcaatacaataaatatagaatatatatatataattttatttactgatgtaaaaacatttttgtttgataattaagtcgattttcattttttttttatttgaatttttaagaaattagtcattttgacaaaaaaaagctTCAATTGAATTTCTCcttcatttattataagttccaaaaaaaaaatttggagtGTGGCCTCCTCTGGCTGAAATAACTGCTACAATTCGTCTTCGGATGCTTTGGACGAGGTTGTTTGTGAGGTCTAGGGGAGTATTCTGTGGGTACAGGGTCTCAATGGGATTAATGTCGGGACTTCGTGCTGGCGAATCAAAACAGCGGATCCCGACTTCTAAAAAGTAAGAGTCTACGTCGCCCGTCCAAAGTACTCGAGCAGTCTCGTCCATTAACACGCAGCACTTCCTGTAACAGCTAACCCTGATTGTGCATGAGGAATTAGGAGTTCCGTGATGTGGCGTTGTGCATTTAGATAGCCATTCTACGAAAACTAACTTAGTACGATCTTCAGAAGTTATGCCAGCCCAAAACATGGCAGAGCGTCCACCGTACGACTTAATTTCTTTGAAACGTACCTCTACATAACACTCTCCTGGTCTTCTTAGCACTTTACGACGTCGATCCTCACCAAATAAAAAGATTCTTCGTTAGAAAGTAAAATCTTGCTCCATTCTACATCGGTCCACGTCACACAATTATCGGAAAATAAATCGCCTTTTCATAGTTGTACAGAAAAGTATACATGCCCGTTTTATTTTGCAAatggatttataaaaaagttaatgttatataatcattatggccataattatgaattttactataaatcatttcaaaattatattaatagtaaattataatgtttatgtagaaaaaatatattaatggcatcaaattatttattacgtattgctattatacaattattgtgaACGAAACATGCTAATAGGTGACAATAATTATCGAAAATCACTTATTTTAATCAAGTGTAGGTATTTTTAACCAAGTTTTAACTCAAAatcactattttaataaataatatttactcgtccattttttatgaaaattatctcCTCTTGTCCGATTTCTCCCATGAAAGCAATCAGACAACTACGCAGCACATATTATAGTACTCTTGTGTgggcgcaaacacaggtgcactttcCATTCCTCTCTCATAGTCCATTGAGACGGAAAATCTAACAGGAACGGAAGGAGTTCAGGTGTAGAACTTGGTTTTACGTCCTTTCCGAGGAAcgagagtgtacacacttctaaaTTCCAAatgggctgttactgagaattcgccaaaaaaaaccaataacatTTCATCGGCACGTTCAaagcatattaatttaaaacaatgcaTTATATACTCTttaatgatagtttttttttaatttaattgtagtaTAAATTGAGAACTGatatatcaaaattgtttattccTAACGTCTTATTGCATTTATTGTgtgattgttataattattttgataatgaaaTGTTTGTACTCCAATGTATATCCtaaatgaatattgtaataACATGGTTAAGTGCTTCCTTTGTCTAATATAAGTTAACCAGTCAAAGCTTTTTGGCCAATGGGCcggtttgatatttttatttaattcgtgaGGCGAAGATCGAAGTCTCATTTTAACCGCGAATCATAAACGTCTTTGACCGTGACATGGTTAAGACCGTAAACTGGTATTAATTATGGAATTGGTATTAAATAGTGCTgtgctatatataaatatatattcatcatgaactgtttgtagtacattgatatcaaataaaacaaaatcaaatcaaaaaaatataaatcagtaaTATTGATGTATGCAGTAGCATAATACTCCATAATACAGATttatcaatccgcaacaaatatttgatagcaacagttatGCTATAACCGTAATAGTACCACTGAGCTACAATCGTTAACGTCCgacaacaaaacaatttatatacatagaggGGGTAGAAAATGTCCAGCGGGGAATCCCTAGCGCCCCGGAATGAGCTAGCGGTCCTGGCTACAATTCGCCTGAGTTTGTTTAAGTTTACTCCTGCCCTTGGAATATAGTGCGTGATCATGCGCCTAgggtaattttattcaataccgAAAATATTACGTACAATCTTCTGACACATAGTAATAACAACACAATTAACATTCGAGTGTGaataaaaatcaatgttttacttttaaaataagataatggatttatataatataacgatttCATTACGAGAACCTCgtggtttattaattttattagatagagCACAATGTATTACCggaacaaacatttataaaaatgtgatgtactttttttgtatgtgcaaataaaacaaacaaagcctcagttgttgtttatttattatatacctctTCACGTTAGATATATAAGATGCACAAGTTAACACCTTGATATTTCAAGAAGACATTAAAACGAAGATTGCAAGTTTGATCTTAGCAAGcccaaaacaaacaaaaaaaaacaacatcagttaactttgattttattttaatgtttttacccGGACGGGTATgtttacctgatggtaagtggtcgccacggCCTTTAGACATTTGcgtaagttataaattaaaaaaaaaatctcttgccaatgcgccaccaaccttgggaactaagattttatgcctGTAGTAAAAGTGGCTCACTCAAATGTGTGCCGGTAGTTTTCAAAACTAAAGTAGCGTGATATAATAAATTCCTTTTATATCCGGCTATCAAATGATGCTTACATTTACAACGATATACCAAAGTTAACTCATTTTCGTTCACAATgcattacattatacattttttaagttttggaTCGTCAATTTACAAGAAGATGAATGTACACCTTGAGAAATATAAACAGTCATAAAAAGAGTACACCTCATCTAATGAAGAAATtatg
This window of the Vanessa atalanta chromosome 21, ilVanAtal1.2, whole genome shotgun sequence genome carries:
- the LOC125072243 gene encoding T-complex protein 11-like protein 1, whose amino-acid sequence is MSDREKPSSSESQDDKEKKIIRVPSLPISTGSSSSRSYFTNEPLQFRVKGSTITGASPPNFVTLEDIMKAAHGMQNMALAHEIAVDQDFMLEPFEPPDNSYQKLVKETMHKAYFDILREQLNSDPPEHKQALVLLEDVKQGLFSILLPRHTRIKEMIEEVLDTEFIKQQADNNSLDFQKYATFVIDLMAKLAAPARDEMIQNITTLTNTVDIFRAILETLEVLKLDLANTLIAMIRPHVQQESVQYERAKFDEMLKLAEDGLQYTKEWLLRHTDKSGLSLPVTDPNIIRNVTAQTLAKAYLELLEWDESQNYPETVTLDKPRFTELGTQVYRLICVASLLLVSPSCGGDSQEQHKQSLKEKLFIILDTTSNDIELKAVLPSIAEEVILVTEQLLENLGQDPLTSDMKELIRTQILSLRDPEHRVRQIVHQRVMEFLKVILVCAGGSRQIPVGLSAFTKELTSVSGTLLRCVMHNKAVFTQHYLEIIEEELSKT